A region of Chitinophaga horti DNA encodes the following proteins:
- a CDS encoding Gfo/Idh/MocA family protein, translating to MLQEKTTKENQVSRRSFLRNGAAVAAGFMIVPRHVLGGKGYTAPSDRLRVAGIGVGGKGQSDLAEIAKGPADVVLLCDVDDRRAAASIKAFPKAKYYKDFREMLDKEHKNIDAVTVSTPDHNHAIQALAAMQLGKHVYVQKPLTHDIYEARVLTEAAKKYKVVTQMGNQGASGDGVRQLMEWYRAGLIGEVTEVNCWTNRPVWPQGIPWSANKGLVPKELDWDLWLGTAPYKEYVDKLVPFNWRGWWDYGTGALGDMGCHIIEPPFRILDLGYPTEVECSVGSVYVDEFKRGYFPESCPPSSSVRLKFPGKNGKPVYMNWIDGGLKPARPEELGPNEPMGDRDGTSGVIFIGTKGKMMCGTYGMYPTLLPTSRTKEVNVKQTIARVPEGHYVQWVNACIAGYGKKELSSPFEIAGPLTETVLMGNLAIRSFDYKDADGKFPGRGIKLLWDGPNMKITNFEPANQFVKREYRSGWKLGK from the coding sequence ATGCTTCAGGAGAAAACAACTAAGGAAAACCAGGTTTCCCGCAGATCATTTCTGAGGAACGGCGCCGCAGTGGCAGCTGGTTTCATGATCGTTCCACGTCACGTATTAGGAGGTAAAGGTTATACAGCACCCAGCGACAGATTACGCGTAGCCGGCATCGGTGTAGGCGGTAAAGGTCAAAGCGATCTGGCGGAGATTGCTAAAGGTCCGGCCGACGTCGTATTACTCTGCGATGTGGACGACAGGCGTGCAGCCGCTTCTATCAAAGCGTTCCCGAAAGCGAAGTATTACAAAGACTTCCGTGAAATGCTGGACAAAGAGCATAAAAATATAGATGCCGTTACCGTGTCTACCCCGGATCATAACCACGCCATACAGGCGCTGGCAGCTATGCAACTCGGTAAACACGTATACGTTCAAAAACCACTTACCCACGATATTTACGAAGCACGTGTGCTGACAGAAGCCGCGAAAAAATATAAAGTAGTTACACAGATGGGCAACCAGGGTGCATCCGGCGATGGCGTACGCCAGTTGATGGAGTGGTACCGTGCAGGCCTCATCGGCGAGGTTACCGAAGTGAACTGTTGGACTAACCGTCCCGTTTGGCCGCAAGGTATTCCCTGGTCAGCCAATAAAGGCCTGGTGCCTAAAGAACTGGATTGGGACCTGTGGTTAGGTACGGCTCCTTATAAAGAGTATGTTGATAAACTGGTGCCTTTTAACTGGCGCGGCTGGTGGGATTACGGTACCGGTGCATTGGGCGACATGGGTTGTCACATCATCGAGCCGCCTTTCCGCATCCTCGACCTGGGTTATCCTACCGAAGTAGAATGTAGCGTAGGCAGCGTGTATGTAGATGAGTTCAAACGCGGCTACTTCCCCGAAAGCTGTCCTCCGTCTTCGAGCGTAAGGCTGAAGTTCCCGGGCAAAAACGGTAAACCTGTCTACATGAACTGGATCGATGGCGGTTTAAAACCTGCGCGTCCGGAAGAACTGGGCCCGAACGAGCCAATGGGCGACCGTGATGGTACGAGCGGCGTAATCTTTATCGGTACGAAAGGTAAAATGATGTGTGGTACTTACGGTATGTATCCAACGTTGCTGCCAACTTCCCGTACGAAGGAAGTAAACGTAAAGCAAACCATCGCACGCGTTCCGGAAGGCCACTACGTACAGTGGGTAAACGCCTGTATCGCAGGTTACGGTAAAAAAGAACTGAGCTCTCCGTTCGAAATTGCCGGTCCGCTGACAGAAACAGTGCTGATGGGCAACCTCGCCATCCGCAGCTTTGACTACAAAGATGCAGACGGCAAATTCCCTGGTCGTGGTATTAAACTGCTGTGGGATGGTCCAAACATGAAGATCACCAACTTCGAACCTGCTAACCAGTTCGTGAAACGCGAGTACCGCAGCGGCTGGAAACTGGGTAAGTAA
- the msrB gene encoding peptide-methionine (R)-S-oxide reductase MsrB: protein MEDKKNPVYSRTDSSKVNMTDAEWKKVLPDKVFEIAREKGTEWAFTGKYWNTTDKGTYYCAACGNPLFVSDTKFESGCGWPSFYQPISKTSVIYSPDNSHGMTRTEVMCGRCKAHLGHVFDDGPPPTGLRYCINSVILDFDKAKEADKKYSGKEKDTDK, encoded by the coding sequence ATGGAGGATAAAAAGAATCCCGTCTACTCCCGCACGGATAGCAGCAAGGTTAACATGACGGATGCAGAGTGGAAGAAGGTTTTACCCGACAAAGTTTTCGAAATAGCGAGAGAAAAGGGCACAGAGTGGGCTTTTACCGGCAAGTACTGGAATACCACAGACAAAGGCACGTATTACTGCGCAGCATGCGGCAATCCACTTTTCGTATCAGACACAAAATTCGAGAGTGGTTGCGGCTGGCCTAGCTTTTACCAGCCAATTTCAAAGACGAGCGTTATTTATTCACCCGACAATTCGCACGGAATGACGCGTACAGAGGTAATGTGTGGTCGCTGTAAAGCGCACCTGGGCCACGTTTTCGACGATGGACCGCCACCTACCGGCCTGCGCTACTGCATCAACTCTGTCATCCTCGACTTCGATAAAGCGAAGGAAGCAGATAAAAAGTATTCCGGCAAAGAGAAGGACACCGACAAGTAA
- a CDS encoding gluconokinase, with amino-acid sequence MMSAQAPYILGVDIGTSSTKTIAVLHSGKVIAESRQAYPSQNPQPGRSEQNAPQLYEAAMQTVRDVIKQLGYPPAAVSFSAAMHSLMAVDASGTPLTPLIIWSDNRSEAYAADLRDTREGKAIFRETGTPVHPMSPLSKLMWMKQEAPAVFETAHKFIGIKEYILFQLCGVYITDYAIASATGLFNIREKKWSQTALKHAGVTADRLPEIVPSTHILPPVHAALLEANGLSTQTIFVAGASDGCLAQLGSGAVNPGEAAITIGTSGAIRTVTGNPQADETGRLFTYVLEDRYVAGGAINNGGVAVQWLGNLLTPGKFSAPQFTEDAFRVAPGCEGLLCLPYLQGERAPVWDSRASGTFANVRQHHTPAHFQRALIEGISFSLYSIVEALFTVTGPIKQVSVSGGFTASEQWIQLLADVFQLPMLLEKENDASALGAALLGWHALKELDMWSYSPPPGTKVFNPDGQHHQLYMRNYRAFGMLYAQMKEIGRVLR; translated from the coding sequence ATGATGAGCGCACAGGCACCTTACATATTAGGCGTAGATATCGGCACCAGCAGCACCAAGACCATCGCCGTTTTGCATAGCGGTAAAGTGATCGCGGAGAGCAGGCAGGCCTATCCCTCCCAAAACCCACAACCGGGTCGTAGCGAACAAAACGCCCCGCAATTGTACGAGGCGGCGATGCAAACCGTTCGGGATGTAATTAAACAACTTGGCTACCCTCCTGCCGCGGTAAGCTTCAGCGCCGCGATGCACAGCCTGATGGCGGTAGATGCCTCCGGGACGCCTTTAACACCACTCATCATCTGGTCCGACAATCGCAGCGAGGCTTACGCCGCTGACTTACGGGATACCCGGGAAGGCAAAGCTATTTTCCGCGAAACCGGCACCCCGGTACATCCGATGTCGCCCCTAAGCAAATTGATGTGGATGAAGCAGGAGGCGCCGGCGGTGTTTGAGACGGCGCATAAGTTTATCGGCATCAAAGAATACATTTTGTTCCAGTTGTGCGGCGTGTACATCACCGATTACGCGATCGCTTCCGCCACTGGTTTGTTTAATATCCGCGAAAAGAAGTGGAGCCAAACCGCGTTGAAACACGCTGGCGTTACGGCGGACAGGCTGCCGGAGATTGTACCTTCCACGCACATTTTGCCCCCGGTGCACGCCGCACTGCTCGAAGCAAATGGCCTTTCGACGCAGACGATTTTTGTAGCCGGTGCCAGTGACGGCTGCCTGGCACAATTAGGCAGCGGGGCGGTTAATCCTGGTGAAGCAGCGATCACTATCGGCACGAGCGGCGCGATTCGGACCGTAACGGGCAACCCGCAGGCAGATGAAACCGGCCGGCTGTTCACTTATGTACTGGAAGATCGCTACGTAGCCGGAGGGGCTATTAACAACGGCGGCGTAGCCGTTCAGTGGCTCGGCAACCTGCTTACTCCCGGAAAATTTTCTGCTCCGCAGTTTACGGAAGATGCGTTTCGCGTAGCGCCAGGCTGCGAAGGCTTACTTTGTTTACCTTACCTGCAAGGCGAGCGTGCTCCCGTTTGGGACAGCCGGGCCAGCGGCACCTTTGCGAACGTTCGTCAGCATCATACCCCCGCCCATTTTCAACGGGCGTTGATCGAAGGCATTTCTTTCAGTCTTTATAGTATCGTAGAAGCACTGTTTACCGTCACAGGCCCGATCAAACAAGTATCTGTCAGCGGTGGATTTACCGCCTCCGAGCAATGGATCCAGTTACTGGCCGATGTCTTCCAGCTGCCGATGCTCCTGGAAAAAGAAAACGACGCATCTGCCCTTGGTGCAGCGCTACTGGGCTGGCACGCCTTAAAGGAGCTGGATATGTGGAGTTATTCGCCGCCTCCCGGAACGAAGGTGTTCAATCCGGACGGGCAGCATCATCAGTTGTACATGCGGAATTACCGGGCTTTCGGGATGCTGTATGCGCAGATGAAGGAAATTGGGCGGGTGCTGAGGTAA
- the mutL gene encoding DNA mismatch repair endonuclease MutL, with protein sequence MADIINLLPDNIANQIAAGEVIQRPASAVKELLENAVDAGATEIQLILRDAGKELVQVIDNGSGMTETDARMCFERHATSKINTIDDLFAIRTMGFRGEALASIAAVSQVELKSRRADSDLGTYIEIDNSVVKKQEPCQAQIGTSIAMKNLFFNVPARRNFLKSNAAEMRHIVDEFIRVAMSFPELQFSLNSNGQELFHLEKGSLKQRIVAILGQHYNAKLVAVKEATDYMDLNGFVGKPETSKKTRGDQFFFVNNRFIKSPYLHHAVMNAFAEMIPADSFPLYVLFIDVDPAHVDINVHPTKQEIKFDDEKLMYAFVQSAIRHALAQFSVTPALNFDLDPGISQLDAITKPFTPEDQALSVGSSIYKSFTQANQAHVIDKGSNSNLKHWKDLYEGPRPVSSGSSSFPSIPSAPHEIPAAASVIDERWQEVSSAQKVPMQVHLQYILSHIKSGFILIDQQAAHERILYERYNRALSDTPMATQQSLFPQTLHLQPADAVLVTEMLADLHALGYDLEPFGNNTFIVRGTPADIQTGNEQASIEGLLEQFKNFSHELKHNRREQLVRSIARNNAIPRGKPLSTREMQNLIDELFACTMPSVSPGGRFTYISFKLQDLERMFERGLKASFSFYLGDELRWCKLFSGCCQGVPDSKAV encoded by the coding sequence GTGGCTGACATCATAAATTTATTACCCGATAATATAGCGAACCAGATTGCTGCCGGTGAAGTAATTCAACGCCCGGCTTCGGCAGTGAAGGAACTGCTGGAGAATGCGGTAGATGCCGGCGCAACAGAAATACAACTGATCCTCCGCGATGCCGGTAAAGAACTGGTACAGGTGATCGACAACGGTAGCGGCATGACCGAGACCGATGCGCGCATGTGTTTCGAGCGGCATGCAACGTCGAAGATCAATACGATCGACGACCTGTTCGCCATTCGTACCATGGGCTTCCGTGGCGAGGCGCTGGCCTCCATTGCGGCCGTTTCGCAGGTAGAATTGAAATCGCGCCGGGCCGACTCGGACCTTGGCACTTATATAGAGATCGACAACAGCGTCGTGAAGAAGCAGGAGCCTTGCCAGGCACAGATAGGTACCAGCATCGCGATGAAAAATCTGTTCTTTAACGTGCCCGCCCGCAGGAACTTTCTGAAGAGCAATGCTGCGGAAATGCGCCATATTGTAGACGAGTTCATCCGTGTGGCGATGTCTTTCCCCGAATTGCAGTTTTCGCTCAACAGTAACGGGCAGGAACTGTTTCACCTCGAGAAAGGTTCTCTCAAACAGCGCATCGTGGCCATCCTCGGCCAGCACTATAATGCAAAGCTGGTGGCCGTAAAAGAAGCAACGGATTACATGGACCTCAACGGGTTTGTGGGTAAACCGGAAACGTCCAAGAAAACACGCGGCGACCAGTTTTTCTTCGTCAACAACCGTTTTATTAAGAGTCCGTACCTGCACCATGCAGTGATGAACGCATTTGCCGAAATGATCCCGGCCGACAGCTTCCCGCTATACGTGCTGTTTATTGATGTGGATCCGGCGCATGTGGACATCAACGTGCATCCTACCAAGCAGGAAATTAAGTTCGATGATGAAAAACTGATGTACGCTTTTGTACAATCGGCCATCCGACACGCGCTGGCGCAGTTTAGTGTAACGCCTGCCCTCAACTTCGACCTTGACCCGGGAATTTCTCAGCTGGATGCGATTACCAAGCCGTTTACGCCGGAAGACCAGGCCTTATCGGTAGGTTCCTCTATCTATAAAAGCTTTACGCAGGCCAACCAGGCCCACGTGATCGATAAAGGCAGCAACAGCAACCTGAAACACTGGAAAGACCTGTACGAAGGTCCGCGCCCGGTGTCGTCGGGCAGCTCGTCGTTCCCCTCAATACCTTCGGCGCCGCATGAAATACCGGCGGCGGCATCTGTTATCGATGAACGCTGGCAGGAAGTGAGTTCTGCACAGAAGGTACCGATGCAGGTACATCTGCAGTACATTCTTTCGCACATCAAATCTGGTTTTATACTGATCGATCAGCAGGCTGCCCACGAGCGTATCCTGTACGAGCGTTACAACCGTGCATTGTCTGATACGCCGATGGCTACACAGCAAAGCCTTTTCCCGCAAACGTTGCATTTGCAGCCTGCGGATGCGGTGCTGGTAACGGAAATGCTAGCCGATCTGCACGCCCTTGGTTATGACCTGGAGCCGTTCGGGAATAATACCTTCATTGTTCGCGGTACGCCAGCGGATATACAAACGGGTAATGAGCAAGCGAGCATCGAAGGATTGCTGGAGCAGTTCAAGAACTTCAGTCATGAATTGAAGCATAACCGCCGCGAGCAGCTCGTACGGTCAATTGCCCGCAACAACGCCATTCCCCGGGGCAAGCCGCTTTCTACACGGGAGATGCAGAATCTCATCGACGAATTATTTGCCTGTACCATGCCGAGCGTTTCGCCGGGAGGCAGGTTTACTTATATATCCTTCAAATTGCAGGATCTGGAAAGAATGTTTGAAAGGGGGCTTAAGGCCTCCTTTTCTTTTTACCTGGGGGATGAGTTGAGGTGGTGTAAGTTGTTTTCTGGGTGTTGTCAGGGAGTGCCTGACAGCAAAGCAGTGTAA
- a CDS encoding gluconate 2-dehydrogenase subunit 3 family protein, with translation MDRRESLKALFIGSISAGTLVTACDNPDKKPEAKTAATKGYGRTPDEATRDEKLHAEKFFTAAELTTIGLLANIIIPKDEHSGSATDAGVPDFIEFMAKDQPALQTPLRGGLRWLDVFSLKTHGHIFSESSEKQQLAIIDQIAYPAKAKPELSQGVSFFNLMRNLTATGFFTSEMGVKDLGYQGNKPNVWDGVPEEVLKQYNTSYDEKLLPLYIKPEDRGTIMTWDEA, from the coding sequence ATGGACAGAAGAGAATCGCTCAAAGCGTTATTTATAGGTTCTATTTCAGCCGGTACGCTGGTTACTGCATGTGACAACCCGGATAAAAAACCGGAAGCAAAAACTGCGGCTACCAAAGGTTACGGCCGCACGCCTGACGAAGCCACACGCGACGAAAAGCTGCATGCAGAGAAATTCTTCACCGCGGCGGAACTCACTACGATAGGTTTACTCGCCAACATTATCATCCCGAAAGATGAACACTCCGGAAGCGCTACTGATGCTGGTGTGCCCGACTTCATAGAATTTATGGCGAAAGATCAACCCGCGTTGCAAACACCACTTCGCGGCGGGCTGCGTTGGCTGGACGTATTCAGCCTTAAAACCCATGGCCACATATTTTCCGAAAGCTCCGAAAAGCAACAGCTGGCCATCATCGACCAGATCGCGTATCCAGCTAAAGCAAAACCGGAACTGAGCCAGGGGGTAAGCTTTTTTAACCTGATGCGCAACCTGACCGCGACTGGCTTCTTCACCAGTGAAATGGGCGTAAAAGATTTAGGCTACCAGGGAAATAAACCCAATGTGTGGGACGGTGTGCCCGAGGAGGTCTTGAAGCAATACAACACGTCTTACGATGAAAAGCTACTGCCATTGTACATCAAACCAGAAGATCGCGGTACGATCATGACCTGGGATGAGGCATAA
- a CDS encoding peptide MFS transporter yields the protein MSATKKHPAALPFLFLAEMWERFGFYLILGIFTLYLKDPVNGWGMDNSAAADIFGTYIAFVYLTPFIGGLLADRIMGYRRSIVIGGILMGLGYIGLAVHNLTVFYLSLALICIGNGFFKPNISTLLGNVYNDDAYKANKDLGYNIFYMGINIGAFICNFFAAALRNNIGWGAAFIAAGVGMFLGVIIFVAGSKHYKHADVLKPAKPEDMPMSAIMMQVFVPALVVGIGGWFIPGNIFGSDSTDAFIFACLPIIYFFANLLRKASLEDKRPVAALLAVFAVSIMFWAVFKQNGTALTTWAQYYTDREIPAALEKPAQSLSLVQDIVYKQDSVVAYDKEFRLVRDAEGKPMKEWGTDPYFKNVAPEKLPAEGSTVRLLNTELFQSINPFFVIALTPLVILFFTALRKRGREPSTPKKIAWGLLISAFSTFMMVAAVYVCSNGAIKASPWWLVGAYGVITVGELFLSPMGLSLVSKLSPPRLTSLMMGGWFLATSIGNKLSGILATLWDGYDNKANYFLVNFVLLGIAAGIIFLMLRWLNTIFKEYVK from the coding sequence ATGTCTGCTACTAAAAAGCATCCTGCAGCGCTGCCATTTCTATTCCTGGCAGAGATGTGGGAACGATTCGGTTTTTATCTCATCCTTGGCATATTCACGCTTTATTTAAAAGATCCGGTTAATGGCTGGGGAATGGATAACAGTGCGGCCGCGGACATTTTCGGTACCTATATCGCCTTCGTATATCTTACACCTTTTATTGGCGGATTGCTGGCTGACAGGATCATGGGTTACCGCCGGTCTATCGTCATTGGCGGCATATTGATGGGGCTCGGTTATATCGGTTTGGCGGTGCATAACCTCACGGTGTTTTATCTTTCGCTTGCGCTCATCTGTATCGGTAATGGTTTCTTCAAACCTAATATCAGCACCCTGCTAGGTAACGTGTATAACGACGATGCTTACAAAGCGAACAAAGATCTTGGTTATAACATTTTTTACATGGGCATCAACATTGGTGCTTTCATCTGTAACTTCTTTGCGGCGGCGCTTCGCAACAACATCGGCTGGGGAGCCGCCTTTATTGCTGCGGGCGTAGGCATGTTCCTGGGTGTGATCATTTTCGTGGCCGGCAGCAAACATTACAAACATGCGGATGTGCTGAAACCAGCCAAGCCGGAAGATATGCCGATGTCGGCCATCATGATGCAGGTGTTTGTACCGGCGCTGGTGGTAGGTATTGGCGGCTGGTTTATTCCCGGTAACATCTTCGGTTCTGATAGTACGGATGCGTTCATCTTTGCGTGCCTGCCCATTATTTACTTCTTCGCCAACCTGCTGCGTAAAGCGTCATTGGAAGATAAGCGACCTGTTGCCGCACTGCTGGCCGTATTCGCCGTGTCGATCATGTTCTGGGCAGTGTTTAAGCAAAACGGTACCGCGCTTACAACCTGGGCGCAGTATTATACAGATAGAGAAATTCCTGCCGCTTTGGAAAAGCCGGCGCAGTCACTGTCGCTCGTGCAGGACATTGTATACAAGCAGGATTCTGTGGTGGCGTACGATAAAGAGTTCCGCCTCGTGCGCGATGCAGAAGGTAAGCCAATGAAGGAATGGGGTACTGACCCTTACTTCAAAAACGTAGCGCCCGAAAAGCTGCCGGCCGAAGGTTCGACAGTTAGGCTATTGAACACAGAATTATTCCAATCGATCAACCCGTTTTTTGTAATTGCGCTAACGCCGCTGGTGATCCTGTTCTTTACCGCGCTGCGTAAACGTGGCAGAGAGCCATCCACACCGAAGAAGATCGCCTGGGGATTATTGATCTCTGCGTTCTCCACGTTTATGATGGTCGCTGCGGTATACGTTTGCAGCAACGGTGCGATCAAGGCATCGCCCTGGTGGCTGGTGGGAGCTTACGGGGTGATTACTGTCGGCGAATTGTTCCTCAGCCCGATGGGCTTGTCGCTGGTATCGAAACTGAGTCCGCCGAGGCTCACATCGCTCATGATGGGCGGCTGGTTCCTGGCGACTTCTATTGGTAATAAATTGTCGGGCATCCTGGCTACGCTGTGGGATGGCTATGACAACAAAGCGAATTACTTCCTGGTGAACTTTGTGTTGCTGGGTATTGCGGCGGGAATTATCTTCCTGATGCTGCGTTGGCTGAACACGATTTTTAAGGAGTACGTTAAGTAA
- a CDS encoding GMC family oxidoreductase, with protein MPFQIRKKGPVYDVCIVGSGAGGGMAAKVLAEAGLKVALLEAGPKFDPKDPEQSTQLKWAYDSPRRGATTTRPFGDLDAAYGGWEINGEPYTQKGKTKFDWFRSRMVGGRTNHWGRISLRFGPRDFKHKSVDGFGDDWPIGYDDVKPFYDRVDKMIGVFGTKENMPNEPDGFFLPPPKPRLHELLIRDAGRKIGLPVITSRMSMLTRPVNKERGACFYCGQCNRGCSVYGDFSSSSVLVNPALKTGNVDLYVNAMAREVVTDGNGKATAISYVDKTDLQEYQVNAKVFVLAASACESARLLLNSKGAGHDNGLANSSGMVGKYLHDSTGASRRAFLPYLVDRKRYNEDGVGGMHMYVPWWLDNKKLDFARGYHIEFGGGMGMPMYGFGFGVEELQPLVSGMQAGGYGASLKNDYRRIYGATIGMAGRGEAIAREDNYCEIDPNTVDKYGIPVLRFNYTWSEHEIKQARHMHDTFEQLIHELGGVALGTKPGAEKNYGLENPGRIIHEVGTTRMGDDKRKSVVNRFNQAHDVKNLFVVDGGPFVSQADKNPTWTILALSLRASEYIVDELKKQNI; from the coding sequence ATGCCATTTCAGATAAGGAAAAAAGGTCCGGTGTACGATGTGTGCATTGTCGGATCGGGCGCCGGCGGCGGTATGGCCGCCAAGGTGCTGGCCGAAGCCGGACTAAAAGTCGCCCTGCTCGAAGCGGGGCCCAAATTCGATCCCAAAGATCCCGAACAATCCACCCAACTTAAATGGGCGTACGATTCTCCCCGCCGCGGAGCCACCACTACACGGCCGTTCGGCGACCTCGATGCTGCGTATGGCGGCTGGGAAATTAACGGGGAGCCGTACACGCAAAAAGGCAAGACAAAGTTCGACTGGTTCCGCTCGCGAATGGTAGGCGGCCGTACGAATCATTGGGGCCGCATCTCACTAAGATTTGGCCCGCGCGACTTTAAGCATAAAAGCGTGGACGGATTTGGCGACGACTGGCCTATCGGCTACGATGACGTAAAACCTTTTTACGACCGGGTAGATAAGATGATCGGTGTATTCGGCACCAAAGAAAATATGCCTAACGAGCCGGATGGTTTCTTTCTGCCGCCACCCAAACCACGGCTGCACGAATTACTGATCCGCGATGCCGGCCGGAAGATCGGTCTGCCGGTTATCACCTCCCGTATGTCGATGCTCACCCGCCCGGTAAACAAAGAACGCGGCGCGTGTTTCTATTGCGGCCAGTGTAACCGCGGCTGCTCGGTATACGGCGACTTCTCCTCTTCCTCGGTGCTCGTGAATCCTGCACTCAAAACAGGGAATGTTGATTTGTACGTGAATGCCATGGCACGCGAGGTAGTCACCGACGGCAATGGAAAGGCGACGGCTATTTCTTATGTGGATAAAACGGATTTACAGGAGTACCAGGTAAACGCCAAGGTGTTCGTACTCGCCGCCAGCGCCTGCGAATCGGCCAGGCTGCTGCTTAATTCCAAAGGTGCGGGGCACGATAACGGTCTGGCTAATTCCAGCGGCATGGTGGGCAAATACCTGCATGACTCTACCGGCGCATCCCGCCGTGCGTTTTTGCCTTACCTGGTCGATCGTAAACGTTATAATGAAGATGGTGTTGGTGGTATGCACATGTATGTGCCCTGGTGGCTCGATAATAAAAAGCTGGACTTCGCCCGAGGCTACCACATTGAGTTTGGCGGTGGTATGGGCATGCCGATGTATGGATTCGGGTTTGGCGTAGAAGAACTACAGCCACTGGTAAGCGGTATGCAGGCCGGAGGTTACGGCGCGTCGCTGAAAAACGATTACCGCCGCATCTATGGCGCCACTATCGGCATGGCCGGCAGGGGAGAAGCGATTGCCCGGGAAGATAATTACTGTGAGATCGATCCAAACACGGTTGACAAATATGGCATCCCGGTATTGCGGTTCAACTATACGTGGAGCGAGCATGAGATCAAACAGGCGAGGCATATGCACGATACGTTCGAGCAGTTGATCCATGAGTTAGGCGGAGTGGCGCTCGGCACGAAGCCCGGCGCAGAAAAAAACTACGGGCTCGAAAACCCTGGCCGCATCATCCACGAAGTAGGTACTACCCGCATGGGCGACGATAAAAGGAAGTCGGTGGTGAACCGCTTCAACCAGGCGCACGATGTGAAAAACCTGTTCGTGGTCGATGGCGGACCATTCGTATCGCAGGCAGATAAAAATCCCACCTGGACGATCCTCGCACTTTCCCTCCGCGCATCCGAATACATCGTGGACGAACTTAAAAAACAAAACATCTGA